From the Lathyrus oleraceus cultivar Zhongwan6 chromosome 4, CAAS_Psat_ZW6_1.0, whole genome shotgun sequence genome, one window contains:
- the LOC127137315 gene encoding uncharacterized protein LOC127137315 yields MDGFIDMAAICIFLTGNLVPTLLADVYYYKSHRYTKKKGMISCCAPLLYQWFLEHLPKTGVFVEQSDISWPQRLGSLRSEDLSWYSKEYINMDIIFSCGDFPNLPLIGTQVCVNSNPVLSLRQLGYPMEGPPEARSLESFLLLDFGVENPSLFQRIREAWKNVNRKRKADLGRANGITKEPYLHWVKERVEMIKIPFVIRTPVPLPGPKLTHVPIEEMEELKTTTENLEKENEELKIKLQQIINEKNTMKWELEIKDAQLQAHVEKFNKEEHKRKKIKVGLEQADHCLDTLKGRLR; encoded by the coding sequence ATGGATGGTTTCATAGACATGGCTGCTATTTGCATTTTCCTTACTGGAAACCTAGTGCCCACCTTGTTAGCTGATGTTTACTATTACAAGAGCCATAGGTACACTAAGAAGAAAGGGATGATTTCTTGTTGTGCTCCTTTACTATATCAGTGGTTTCTTGAGCATCTTCCAAAGACAGGTGTTTTTGTAGAACAGTCAGATATTAGTTGGCCTCAGAGATTGGGATCACTCCGATCCGAAGATCTTTCTTGGTATTCCAAAGAATACATCAACATGGACATCATATTCAGCTGTGGAGATTTCCCTAATCTACCACTTATTGGAACTCAAGTATGCGTGAATTCTAACCCGGTTCTATCACTAAGACAACTTGGCTACCCAATGGAAGGCCCTCCAGAGGCAAGATCTTTGGAATCTTTCTTGTTGCTTGACTTTGGGGTTGAGAACCCTAGCTTGTTCCAACGAATCAGAGAGGCTTGGAAGAATGTCAATCGAAAAAGGAAAGCTGATTTGGGGAGAGcaaatgggattacaaaagaaccatatttGCACTGGGTAAAAGAAAGGGTGGAGATGATCAAAATTCCATTCGTCATTCGGACACCTGTACCTCTTCCTGGacctaagctcacccatgtccctattgaagaaatggaggaactAAAGACCACTACGGAAAATctagaaaaagagaatgaagagttgAAGATAAAACTCCAACAAATCATCAATGAGAAAAACACCATGAAGTGGGAGCTTGAGATAAAGGATGCACAGCTTCAAGCACATGTGGAAAAGTTCAACAAAGAGGAGCATAAGAGGAAAAAGATCAAAGTGGGACTAGAACAAGCTGACCATTGCCTAGATACTCTTAAAGGTCGATTACGATGA